The DNA window CTGAAGGCCAATGATTGGCTGAGCATGGAAATTTTTTATAAAGACGAAAAGAAAATTCTCGAACTATCTTTGCAAGAATTCCATCTTGAGTTGAAAGTTAATGTGGGAAAAGGTCGTTATAGTAGTTTAGTTTTTTATCAAAACCAGAATAAACTGGGTACCTTGTTCGACAATAGTATCTGGACTCATGAAAAATTAGTTCAACTTTTCACTGAGTATAAAAAGCATAAAAATGAGTCGATTACATCGAGTGAGCAGAAGATGATAGACAGAAAAAGCTTACTCTGGTAGAACTCCGTTCGGCACTTTCAAAGGTCTCCAAAAAAAATTGACACCTTTTCAGTAGAATCTTCTTATGAAAAAAACGATTTTAAAGGATACAACCAGATATGAAACAAAAACTGATTTCTATCACATTACTTTTGAGCCTAACACTCATTACTACCGTCTGTAAAAAAAACAAACCCCAAAAAAATGTCGAGACTCCTCCTTCCTCTTCTTCGAAGAAAGAAGAAGCACCCTCGAAGAAAGGAAGCACATACATTTCAAGTCAAACGGAAAAAGAAAAATACCGCTATGTAAGCACTAAAAGCGGTTTATTCATGAGATCCGAAGCTTCAACTTCAGGAAAAAAACTTGGTCTGATTCCCTATGCAGCCAAGGTGAAAGTTCTGGAAAAGAAATCGGAAACCCAGACAATTTCCGGAGCCACCGGCAAGTGGATGAAAGTGCAGTATCATAAGCAGGAAGGCTGGGCTTTCGGAGGCTTTCTCGTAAAAACGATACTCGAAGAAGATGTAATGAAAAATCTGGAGTACCTTGAAGAGGCCGCGAAGGAGTTTAGCAATGCAACTGAGAAAAAGAATTATACCGAAGCTATCAGTAATTATCGAAAAGCCCTACAAGTCAGAAATAATTCCCGCGAAAAAGCTATCACCCTATTCAAGAAGTCAGAAAGCCTTCTGGGTGAAATCAAGCAAAGTTCCGGGGATGATGAAAACTCTCGTTCCAAATATTATCTTCTGGGTGATTTAAAGTTTCAGATCTGCAAAGAGTCTTTAAAACTGGAAAGTTGCAAGGGAAAAAATGAAAAACCTATGGAGTTTGCCAATGCCAATTTAGCTATTTCCTTTATAAAAACCGCTATACAGAAAAAAGATGCAGTGGCTCTAAGTAACCTTTCCGGTTGCGTCTTAAGGTTTGGTTGTTTTTGTGGTGCCGGTCCTGAGGTTGCAGGAGCAAAATCTGCCTTTGAAGAAATGCTGAAAAAAGGAGATTTGAGTTCTGAAAAAATGACTGTAGCGGATTTTGGTGCTGAAATGAAGATTTTTGAATCAACAGGGATATCACTTGTAATCGAGCAAAATGCAAATAAAAAATGGTCTTTTCGAATGGTAGATAAGATCGAATCAGATTACGCACAGTGCTCCGGACCGGGTGAATAAACAGTAAACAAAACAGACAGGAGAAAGAAATACTCTTCTGTCTGCTAATGTTCTTATAGTAGAAGATAATTTAGGAATGATTATTCTGATTCAGTTTTATAATGGCTGAATGAAATCCAGGGATCAGAGTACCCACCCCATTTTTTTTCAGAAGGAAGTATATATAAATTTCCTTTTTCTTTCACGATCAGAAATTGAACTTTATACCAGAATACTTGAGAATGAGACCGACTTCCCAGCAGTGCCGTAACAATACCATTCTCATAAGATAAAATTTTATAGTCAGAAGCCGTAAAAGAATTAATTTTTAATCTATTATAAAACACATCATTTTCTTTTATAAATTTGGGAGAGACTAAGTTTTTCATCTCTGTTTGATTTGTTGCCAGCATATATCCAATAAAATCCTTAACTAATTTTATAGGAATCTTAGCCCCTGCATCTCCCGGTAAATCTTTGTACAAATGAAAAGCAGGTTCTAAAGCAGAAGATGGCTTGAAATAAAAAAATCCTAGTGCTACTACCATGCAGATCAGAAGAAAAAAAACAGATACAAGAAGAACAGGCTTCTTTGCCTTATGCAGATTGGGATAAGTTGAATTACAAAATTCACAAATTAGATGTTCTTTATTGGCGGACTCTTTCAAAAGGCCACCACAATTTTTACAATTTGTTTCGTACATGTTCATATATACAAAAGAGAATTAAATTTCAAGCAAGCTTAATTCGGGGTAATGTAATAATTTCATTTGTCTCCGTACATAAAAAAGGTGAAGCGATTGCTCCACCTTTTCTTTCTCTTTCGTTTGTTCCTATTATCTTCTGTTCTTCTTATCTCCAGCCATCATTTTTGATTTCGCTGTGGTTTTTGTAAAGACCGGCGGAACCAACAGAAGGAGCTCTTGTATGTCCGCTAAACTGCTTGTAGGTTTTGTTAGAACCAAAAGGCCAGATTCCCTCATACTGAGTTAAAGAACTCTGACATTTGCTTAAGCCACCGGCAGTATTATATCCGCAGGAAGAGTGATAAGCTACAGCGTAGTCATCTTCACCGGGAAGGATAGCAGAAGCTCCAAACATTCCTTTGTATCCGGGAACATGGGCTACAGTTACTCCGGCTGTGTCATTGTGATTGAAAGAAGATCTGGCTGTATTTACAATCAGAGACTTATCCATTGCATTTCCGGCAAAGCCAAAGGTGAGTCCATTCAGAGCACTGGCCAGTTCAGAACCACCGGAAGCAGCAGCAAGAGCTGTAACTCCGGATATCTTGTAGCCTTTACTTGCAGCACTGGCACCTAACTTATCTAACCAGTATTCAGTTGCATAACATCCGGCACTGTGGCAGATAATTTTACAGGTATCAGCACCCTTACATCTCTGGTTCATTACAGTTGTGAGGTTGGTTTGCGCCCTGGCAGTTCCATAGGTGCGAGGGTCGGTTGTTCCATCATAACCTACAAAATACTTGGTTCCACTGACTGCATTTGCAGAACTTCCCCAGTAACCATTTACATCGGTAGTTCCTGTTCCGTTATGGTTTTTATCAGATTTTCCATGAACGAATACATAAATAGTTCCGGCTGAGAGGGAACTGGCAAAGAAGAGTCCAAAAGCCATTAGGGTGATTAGTTTTAATTTTAAAGTTTTCATTTTCTTTCTCCGGTTATTTCATTTATTTACTTTTTCCGCAGGAAGAAAATTCCCTCCCGCTGTATACTTCTACTCTAACATTTCCTGACACTGCGTTCAAATTTATTGGGACGGATGGTGATATAGGGGGATGAATGGTTAAAAAAATGAAAAATTGCAGGCGAGAACAAAAATACTCACCTGCAATGTAGCTTCTATATACCCGGAGGAATATTAAAATTTATATCGTATACCCACCTGGGTTGTAATCTGCTCCATTTTCACACTGTGGTTATAGTATATGTTCTTAAAAGCAGCCAGAAATTCCTGGGTGCCCGGGGTCGAGGCACCAGGAGTCAGATAAAATGCATGCAACATATCCCAATCAGACATGTCATTCCCTTTTACCGTATTCGGAAACGCATACTCAACAGCTAAATCCAGTTCCAGGCCTCCAAACGTAAAACCCAGTCCTGTAGAAGCATGGTGTTCGGAAACCGCAGGAAAAAGTGGGTTAATCCCATCTGCAGTTACAGGGCTTCTTCCGTAATTGTAACCCAACCTATAAGCAACAGAATCCTTAGAAGGTTTATACTCAAACCCGAGAGCAAAAACAGTTTGGTCTCTCCATTTCATATTAAAGGCTAATTCAGAAATCTTGTTTCCCATGGGAGTGGATATATAAGGCATAGGAATTTTAAACTCAACCGTATTAATAGCACTAGCCCATTTTATATACGAAACATTAAATCCGATAGTTAAACCGGTTCCGTCTCCCCCGGTATTATAGGCTATTCCGGTAGCATGTCTTTCGGGATAGTTTAGATACATGGAAACGGGAACCAGACCGGCCTGGGTAGCATCCGCATTTCCTGCATTTACGCTGATCTTACCATTCAAATTAAGCTTAGCACCTGAACTATAAGCATAAGCTAATGAAAGGTGATCACTCAGATCGTATACAAAACCTATTTTACCAGCATAACCTAAGGCCACATCACTTTTATAACGATACCCGGCACCCGGAAATTCCATCATTCCGAAAGGATCGCTGAAAGTCCATCTCCATTCCATCTTGGCCATCCCCACATCGAATCCGAGACCCACACTTAAATTACCAAACTTCATAGCAAATCCGGGTGTAATCTTGGCATAACCAAAGTTAGAATAGGTGCTTTCACTCATCTGCCTTAGATTACCAATCATAGGAAGGTTGACCGTTGATCCTGTCATACCGCTCATTACTTCATTCAAGGTTCCCCGGTTCGGAGTATTACGTAAATTATTCTTAAAGTGAGCCCCCATTCCTCCCTGTGCATAAAAGGCAATCCCCCAACCCATATTATCACCGATTGCCTGCGCAAAACCTCCATAAGGCATAGGGAAAACAGCCGGCTCTGATTTTCTACTATTGGTATAAACAAGTCCGCTATTGGAATTATCATCAA is part of the Leptospiraceae bacterium genome and encodes:
- a CDS encoding SH3 domain-containing protein, with protein sequence MKQKLISITLLLSLTLITTVCKKNKPQKNVETPPSSSSKKEEAPSKKGSTYISSQTEKEKYRYVSTKSGLFMRSEASTSGKKLGLIPYAAKVKVLEKKSETQTISGATGKWMKVQYHKQEGWAFGGFLVKTILEEDVMKNLEYLEEAAKEFSNATEKKNYTEAISNYRKALQVRNNSREKAITLFKKSESLLGEIKQSSGDDENSRSKYYLLGDLKFQICKESLKLESCKGKNEKPMEFANANLAISFIKTAIQKKDAVALSNLSGCVLRFGCFCGAGPEVAGAKSAFEEMLKKGDLSSEKMTVADFGAEMKIFESTGISLVIEQNANKKWSFRMVDKIESDYAQCSGPGE
- a CDS encoding outer membrane protein transport protein, translating into MILRTIFGKTLKLVLSIVFIFVSFPLFATNGMLMTAYSAKYAGMGGAGLAIGGTIMDLESNPAHLARIKKTTGSTAILEGGFAALIPKLYYKDSQFDDNSNSGLVYTNSRKSEPAVFPMPYGGFAQAIGDNMGWGIAFYAQGGMGAHFKNNLRNTPNRGTLNEVMSGMTGSTVNLPMIGNLRQMSESTYSNFGYAKITPGFAMKFGNLSVGLGFDVGMAKMEWRWTFSDPFGMMEFPGAGYRYKSDVALGYAGKIGFVYDLSDHLSLAYAYSSGAKLNLNGKISVNAGNADATQAGLVPVSMYLNYPERHATGIAYNTGGDGTGLTIGFNVSYIKWASAINTVEFKIPMPYISTPMGNKISELAFNMKWRDQTVFALGFEYKPSKDSVAYRLGYNYGRSPVTADGINPLFPAVSEHHASTGLGFTFGGLELDLAVEYAFPNTVKGNDMSDWDMLHAFYLTPGASTPGTQEFLAAFKNIYYNHSVKMEQITTQVGIRYKF